The Gammaproteobacteria bacterium nucleotide sequence GCTGTGCCGGCACCAGGGCCTGCAACTGCTCGACGGCACCGTGGCGTTGAACGGTCTGCGCCTGCGGCGCGCGCGCACCGGCCGCGTGGCGCTGCAACGCACCTATCAGTTCGAGTACAGCCACGACGGCCAGATGCGGGAACGCGGCTTCGTGCTGATGCTGGGCCTGCGACTGGAAAG carries:
- a CDS encoding DUF3301 domain-containing protein, which produces MESLLLLAGIALLLWFWQQGLRAREIAIRTARELCRHQGLQLLDGTVALNGLRLRRARTGRVALQRTYQFEYSHDGQMRERGFVLMLGLRLE